The nucleotide sequence GGGGCACGAAGTAGGGCTCGGACGGCACGGCGCCCTCCTCGTACCAGCTCTTGGCCGTCTTCTCCACCAGGTCGATCTTCGTGAGCGTGTTGGGGAAGTTGCACGGCCGGCGCGCGCCGCAGGCGTAGGTGTAGCGGTACTCCTTGCCGAGGTGGGCCGGGTTGATGCTGCACATGTCCATGCCGCGGCCGTGCTCCTCCGGGTCCAGCGCCGCCTCCAGCTCGCCGAATGGGCTGCCGTCCAGCGGGATCCTGAACCGCCCCACCCTGCACGTACGTCCATGATTACATGCATCAAGAATCAAGATCCGCACGGTGGGGGCGTACGTTCTGGTAGGAGAATCTTGTCTCGTAGTAATACCTGGCGTCGGTGAGGACATCCTCGCCGGTAAAGCTCCGTAGATTGTGGAGACGGAGATTGTCGAGGATGGAGGTGTTGGCGTTGTGCTCGCAGCAGTCGGCGATGATCGCCGTCACGCGGCCCTCCTCGTCCTTCTCCTCGTACGCGTTGATGAAGTGGAACGTCACGAACGGCGGCACCTCCACGCTCGCCACCTTTTTAAAATTAGTCTATCAGAAACCCAAATCGAACGGCTAGCAAGTACGACGACGCATGCATAAACTATACTCCTAGTAAAACAAAGAAAAAGGGTGTGGCTAGTTCTTAGCTAATGGGCTAAGATTTAATCTAGTTAGTCTCAGTCAAATGACATAACATgtaaaaaaaaatataaaatataaaatataagcATGAATCTTAATGTAAGATCTCAAGCATATAGCACCGATTaagatttaacaaaaataaaaagtaaaaaaacaaCTTACGATGTTGCCGCTGGCCTTGCACATGACGTGCATGTAGCTCCCCGAATCTGGGTACCACTGGAACTTGTACAGTGGTGTGGGCTCGGCGCGGAGGAGGTTGGCCGCGCAGTACCGCAGCGGCATCTCCGGCACGACCACGTAGTTCTCGGTGATGGGGAATGAGTGCACCCACCCGGGCGCGGGACCGCCGCGGCAGTCCACCCTGCCCACGAACTGCCTCTCGTTGCTCCCGGCGTCCATTCTCGCCACCACGTAGCCTGGCCGGATCAGGTCCAGGATCAGCGTCCAGAACTCGGTGTCGGTGACGATTGGGTGCGCCGAGTGGATCAGGCCGCCCAGCTTGTCCTCATACTCGAACTTATTCACCGTGTCCAGCGTGTCCGGGTCGACGACGATGGAGCCCTTGACGGTCTCCGTGAGGCAGAGCACGCGGCCGTCGCCGAGCCTGACAACGCCGGTGTTAGAGTTGTCGGTGAGGGAGGACCCCGAGAAGAGGCTCGCGAGTTGCCCGATGAAGGACGTGAAGCTGTCCGGCTTGGGCACCTCCGAGAACTCGCGGTAGCAGAGCTTCCCGTGCTCGCACGCCGCCTTGTACGCCTCCGACTCGATCTGCCGGTGCGCGCCCACGGCGTGCCCGTCGCGGAACGAGACGCGCACAAGCGTCGCGTAGCCGTCGAACAGGTGGCGGAAGCCGTAGTCCCCGAGGTCCCATAGGCCCGGGCCGTTCCTCAGGTACGTGCCATCCTGCGCAACAGAGAGAGTGCATATAAATTTCTCCAAAAAAAAAAGAGTGCATATACTACCCGGTCAATTCTTGTGGTGCAAGGAACAAATCTGTCCAACTTATAATTCATCAATAACGTAAATTACAACTTATCTAACCATGGGCTGATAATTGCTAAGATGAGTAGCTGGACCATAACAATCACAGCTTAGTCACAAGTCGCGCATACATGTTTGTATAACCGTATTATAGTGCAACATATACCTGCTGATTTAACACCACCAACCCACATTTTTAATACTGCATATGCATTAACGAATGTGGGCAAGAAATTGGCACAGAGAGAACCACTATTTGTTAAGTTGTGATCCAAATGCCTATAAAGGCTAACTTGAGCGGAATGGAGGCCCGTCGCCGTGAGGCTTGGGCCATAGTGGATCAATTTCGGTATGGATCAGTTTTGACTTGAGTCACCATTACTATATATATATCCTTTGTAAGCTGCCGCACGGGATAAGATCGTTGTTGTAAATCTCGGCCGTTTGTAACCTCTCCCGATATAGCAAAGTTTTGCTGGCTTTGGCGCGCGTGGTTTTCCCCCCTTCGCATTAGAGGGGTTTTCCACGTTAAAATCTTGTGTTCCTTTGTGATTATTTGATCCTTTTCATTCTCTATTCCTTGTTGTATCTCTATCAAAGAGAACCACTGTCTCTAGTGTCGTGGTGCCGTTTGGTtgaagggtggggggggggggggcattgacTCCACCATCAGAGTTCAAAACTTGGTACTCATACTTGTACTGTATTGGTCTTCCATCTTTATCTGGAATTTGGGTGGAACAAGTTTCATCCAAAAAAAAGTTGCGAGAAGCAACAAAACTTTGTATCATCATAGTTTTGTGTTGCCTCCTTCCTCCTTCGCCGTCGATATCGACTAAATTGGATGCGCTTCACTAACCGACTTTACAACGAAACATAAAAGTTGGCTACCCGTCCTCGTTAGACCGTAAGTTTTTTTTTCGAATCGTTAGACTGTTAGTTGATACTACTGAATACTGATGAGAATGCTACTTATAGGAGTATCATATATTTTGTCTCAATTTACCTTTTGCGACTATGGATACTTGGTGTTGCCGATCAACACCTTGATGAAAGTAGTTTTTTTAGTACGATAAATGTAGTTAGGTTAATGGAAAGAATGTGTTATGCAGTGTGGCATGGTCTAAAAGTACTTATACGCATGTGCATGATTTTATCAAACATTTGTTAGTTACATGCATATATGATCAAGGTTTGAATCGATGTAACGGAAAAGATTCACATTCTCCAAGAGAAAACGCACGGCTAACCTTCACGTGGACTACCGGCAGATAGTATATCGGATGCTTGAGGTTGGTATGTCAGTAGTTCAGGTATGAAGAATCTCcaagaaggaaaacaaaacaaaacgaagGCATGCACAGATAGATTTGTGCAAGTAATTCATTAACCCACCAGCCAGAGAGGGAGGTTTCCCTCCACTTCCAGCGCGCCCTCCCACCTCTCCTGCCGGATACTCttccacgccaccagctcgtcggCACCACCACGGCGCCGCGGAGCACTGACGAGCGGCGGCGCCGCCTCCGTGACGACACCAGCCGCGAGAGGCTGCGCCACCGCCCGCTGCTTGTTTCCTCCCTGCTGGCTGGCCCGACGGCCGGACAGGGCGGCGACTGTGCAGAGCGAAGATGAGATGGTGGGAGGCATGGCGATGTATTGTCTAGGATCTAGCAAGATGGAGTCCGCCACCCAAGTCACCAAGTGCCGTGAACAGATTTGGTCTGGTACGTACCCTGCCTGCTGGTGAAGGGATGTATATATATAGCCCGCCCGAGGTGATGCCTGTTTGGTGgagcaaatttgacaattttggtCTGTGGATGAAATCGTTTCACAAAATAAACtggttttaaaaaaaattcactCAACTGAGCTTTTTGAGTGGCGCCCGACATGAAGAcgtcacactacactgtgcaacgcctgacTGACAGGCGCTACACGTCTGGCCAGCGTCGCACCCCGGACTGCCTAAAAATTCCTAAGTCAAtgtgcagagcctaagagctaggcaccacactgtatagtgtggcgcctagctctcaggcgctgcactagtggttgcactacaaaatgaagcaaccactagtaCAACACCTAGAAGCTatgcgctacactgtatagtgtggcgcctatcTCTCAGGTGCTGCACACTaacttagtaattttcggatcacacggATGCGACGCTGGTCAGGCATGTAGTACCTATTTGTGAGGCATTGCACAATTAGTGTGGCGTCTTTGTGTTGGACGCCACACAAAAAGATCAGCCGTGTGAAATAATTTCACCGGCAGTTCATTCTATGATTTAATTTCCTCCACAGATTAAATTTGTCAATTTTGCCGTTTGGTGGTGGCGCATGTGACCTGCGGACGTACGTAATGAAATGGACCTATTAGCGAGAGGCAAATTCAGCATCTCTACTGGTCGAAATTCCTGGATGCCATGTTTGTTTGCATCCCCGTTGTCATGTTGCAGCAGCTTGATTTGAATTTCGCTCCGGTTGGTCCAGCGACCAGGTGGTAGTTGTCCAGTTAGTGCGTTATTACGTCGCCCGTCGACATTTATATGCGAAAATATCAGTAAGAAGGTTATAAACGCTGGTTTTCTGCCGGGCCAAAAATGAAGATTGTTGCGAACTGAGACTAGCTCGGATGGTTAGGTTTCTTTAGTGGAACCAACTCATCAGGGTTGAAGATTTAGACTTCGCAATGATGCccacatttttctgaatttattttagtttttttgacgGTGTTTGTTTAATGGGAGGAGACATTTCAATCTTGAgccctgctccggtgctccccctaACCTAATTTCGGAGGGGTATTTTTGTCCCCGCGAGTTTGTTTTTTTCCTGGCCCGCTGTAGCCCAGATCCCAGCCATGTCTAGCCCTGTATAATCCAGACCGTATACGTACAGTATTCTGGTCCGAAAAAAAAACATCACACGACCCCACGTCCACGTAAGACCTGCCAAATCCAATCATTCATGCAGCTCCATCAATCTCGCGAGCATTGACGCAGCTCCATAAGTCACGTAGTAGATCTCCAGCGGCGGCTATCTCATCGCCGGCGATCTCGTCGGACAGTGGGCGCGGCAACGTCGTGAATCTCCAACGGGCGCGCACAGGTACCGCATCCCGCATCCCCGCTCTAGTCTCGCTCGCGGCAACATCGAACGGAGTGCCGCCGCCAGTggtagtggttaacctagcggggcGGGTAACCTAGCTACCCGACAGCGCATGCGATCGTGGATCTTGTTCCGGTAGTGCTGCTCCTCGTGATCTGGGTTCACGTAGCATCGGTTACCGTCGGCTGTGCGCACCACCAGTATCGTTATTTGATGCGGCGGCTAACCTAGGTATCCGGTGGCAGAGGTAATCATAGATCTAGCTAGGTTTTGAGATCGTGCAGTTCCTCGCGATTGAAAGTGATCACGACGGGTGCTGTGGCCATCTTCCTTACTAAGTTTGGCAGATCTGAACGGCCTCGGTTGGGGTTGCTTACATAACATCCGTGATCGTGTGCTATGTGTTGTATATTTCATCATTGACaatgtttgcacatgtgatgatacatattattggttgtaggaaatggcagacgaggagttaactgatatcatggtagacagggagtttggagaactgatgaaagactggatagaagattggtcagatgatgaaaattcagatcttggagatcggtcagagaatgggaacgaatgggatgatcttaatgtgagtggcattgtcatgttgtaattttttggtggcatccgacaacattaaatctttgtgttgaaaatttatagatcgatgagcttgatgatgatcaggaaaataactcggagctcttgaatgaagattacattagttAGGTACGGAAGTGAAAAATTTTATTGGCATGCAAATTGAATTTCttctggaatattatatgataagtaattatgtatttgtgttgtatttttcagctcatttccgaatgtcataatgcgtacgactattacggtgaatccgacACGGAGACAGGCCTTAACAACGAATCATTAGATGCACCTGATTCTGGGGAGTCCCAgtcgtcggtcatcatgagtgaggtatgtgtgtaatcaatgttctatggaAGTAATGTTAAACGATAGAAAAATGTTTTCATGGTTGTGgtttgattgtgtaggtgacacaagatgatggggcaaagaatgtccaagatactggagtgcagatgataagagggatatgttcatgcagataatgAAAATGACCTTTACGTCTCACGAtgctgcgtatgatttctacaacagctatgctagagataATGGTTTTAGCATTAGAAAGAATAAGGTAAGGTATAGCAAAACCGAGTCACATCATATGCGTTATAGGTGGTTTGTTTGTTTCAAACAAGGGAAACGTGACAGCAAGTTGCTAATCAAGGAAGGACACAGCCGTAGGCTCAGAGCCGAGACATGCTGCTTTTGCGAAGCGCACCTGACcgtcaagcttgaccaaaagcgtggggtttggtatgttgaaagttttgaggacaagcatagccatatgttggcaggaccggatgaggtaccttttctttggtcccacggaaaaatcaaagagtaccagaagcatgagataatgtccatgggagctgcagggattagaattcacgaca is from Triticum aestivum cultivar Chinese Spring chromosome 3A, IWGSC CS RefSeq v2.1, whole genome shotgun sequence and encodes:
- the LOC123056732 gene encoding carotenoid cleavage dioxygenase 8 homolog B, chloroplastic-like; amino-acid sequence: MPPTISSSLCTVAALSGRRASQQGGNKQRAVAQPLAAGVVTEAAPPLVSAPRRRGGADELVAWKSIRQERWEGALEVEGNLPLWLDGTYLRNGPGLWDLGDYGFRHLFDGYATLVRVSFRDGHAVGAHRQIESEAYKAACEHGKLCYREFSEVPKPDSFTSFIGQLASLFSGSSLTDNSNTGVVRLGDGRVLCLTETVKGSIVVDPDTLDTVNKFEYEDKLGGLIHSAHPIVTDTEFWTLILDLIRPGYVVARMDAGSNERQFVGRVDCRGGPAPGWVHSFPITENYVVVPEMPLRYCAANLLRAEPTPLYKFQWYPDSGSYMHVMCKASGNIVASVEVPPFVTFHFINAYEEKDEEGRVTAIIADCCEHNANTSILDNLRLHNLRSFTGEDVLTDARVGRFRIPLDGSPFGELEAALDPEEHGRGMDMCSINPAHLGKEYRYTYACGARRPCNFPNTLTKIDLVEKTAKSWYEEGAVPSEPYFVPRPGAVEEDDGVAISMVSAKDGSGYALVLDAKTFKEIARANFPYGLPYGLHCCWVPRDK